The Thermothielavioides terrestris NRRL 8126 chromosome 2, complete sequence genome includes a region encoding these proteins:
- a CDS encoding polysaccharide lyase family 1 protein (CAZy_ID 270178): protein METAIQMRMGAQMVVQSNAFKNVSYPVTSKYSKQIYATVSDNDLGGGVNNGPAGNLTATPVGCSYSLLGSGHRRGDGPRPGCDILTFQVECAGFNFVGGLRWEVRVKSGQVRDRGIMIRRGA, encoded by the exons ATGGAGACCGCCATTCAAATGCGCATGGGCGCTCAGATGGTGGTGCAGAGCAACGCCTTCAAGAACGTGTCGTACCCCGTAACCAGCAAGTACTCGAAGCAG aTATATGCCACGGTCAGCGACaacgacctcggcggcggcgtcaacAACGGGCCGGCCGGCAACCTGACGGCGACCCCGGTCGGGTGCTCGTACTCGCTCCTCGGGTCCGGCCACCGTCGCGGCGATGGTCCCCGGCCAGGCTGTGATATTTTGACTTTTCAGGTTGAGTGCGCCGGCTTCAACTTCGTAGGAGGGCTGAGGTGGGAGGTTAGGGTCAAGTCCGGTCAAGTTAGGGATCGGGGAATCATGATCAGGAGAGGAGCATGA
- a CDS encoding uncharacterized protein (Contains conserved domain ANK[cd00204], ankyrin repeats) — protein sequence MPQVTLALRKGDSAALHRFFFHAAKEGTEKIVEKLLAVKEVNRNHRDDGGQTALSHAAGRGHVKVVRLLLEDGSADVNSRDNNGWTPLFHAAAHNRTEVVNLLLAHPNVDPNIKDLKQRTPLSYVTENRCFEVFKLLLADPDVDPDSKDFEQRTPLSYAVEEKYYDMVGILLDTH from the coding sequence ATGCCTCAGGTGACTTTGGCATTGAGGAAGGGGGACTCCGCAGCTTTGCACAGGTTTTTCTTTCACGCGGCAAAGGAGGGCACAGAGAAAATCGTCGAGAAGTTGTTGGCCGTCAAAGAGGTGAACCGAAACCACAGAGACGACGGAGGACAAACTGCGCTGTCCCATGCAGCCGGCCGGGGCCACGTAAAGGTGGTGCGGCTCCTGCTCGAGGATGGCAGCGCCGACGTCAACAGCCGGGACAACAACGGATGGACACCGCTATTTCACGCAGCGGCGCACAACCGTACCGAAGTTGTCAACCTTCTCCTGGCACATCCGAACGTTGATCCAAACATCAAAGACCTCAAGCAGCGAACGCCGCTCTCATATGTTACGGAAAATCGTTGCTTCGAGGTGTTCAAGCTACTCCTAGCAGACCCAGACGTCGATCCAGACAGCAAGGACTTCGAGCAGCGGACCCCACTCTCGTACGCTGTAGAAGAGAAGTACTACGATATGGTCGGGATCCTCCTCGACACTCATGA